A genomic window from Lotus japonicus ecotype B-129 chromosome 1, LjGifu_v1.2 includes:
- the LOC130710736 gene encoding uncharacterized protein LOC130710736, whose protein sequence is MDMKKQWFSSRSQRKENIRFGRSNTKPHHYHDDGTRTVWQMLWRKLKGDRKKKVFSSSPARGDGVYDEETYSMNFDQGTGWMEPDNIPRSFSARFADPSWISPSKLDW, encoded by the coding sequence ATGGATATGAAGAAGCAGTGGTTCAGTTCAAGAAgtcaaaggaaagaaaacatcaGGTTTGGTCGGAGCAACACAAAACCCCACCACTACCATGATGATGGCACAAGAACAGTGTGGCAGATGCTCTGGAGAAAACTGAAAGGAGACAGGAAGAAGAAAGTGTTCAGTTCTTCTCCTGCTAGAGGTGATGGTGTTTATGATGAAGAAACATACTCAATGAACTTTGATCAAGGAACTGGGTGGATGGAGCCTGATAACATTCCTCGTTCCTTCTCAGCTCGCTTTGCTGATCCTTCTTGGATCTCACCATCAAAACTTGATTGGTGA
- the LOC130727523 gene encoding protein ALTERED PHOSPHATE STARVATION RESPONSE 1 — MGCAQSRIDNEESVARCKERKNLMKDAVVARNAFASGHSGYAISLKNTGAALNDYAHGESHIDLEIHPPPPLDNGSSPPPPPPMEDNLPPPPPPLPNFSPASLKRAASMPAVALQLHRQLSPIAIAEEGEEEEEEEDGANVDKLVKKKGAAADTTPEKMPDSKNNLAWDYFFMVDNMPGPSLDGEDENEGENGHLQEEEEEEEEEEVEPKTPEMVKVRHHEDEDEHEGEITETAHIEHSKTAPADFRRAIKVAPSVTLLQILNSLDDHFLRASESAQEVTKMLEATRLHYHSNFADNRGHIDHSARVMRVITWNRSFRGVSNGDGAKDDVDSEEFETHATVLDKLLAWEKKLYEEVKQGELMKFEYQRKVAILNKQKKRGASVESLEKTKAAVSHLHTRYIVDMQSMDSTVSEVNHIRDAQLYPKLVALVTEMANMWENMCIHHNSQLKIVTDLKSLDISQAPKETTKHHYERTVQLWNVIQEWHLQFEKLVTQQKHYVQALNSWLKLNLIPIESNLKEKISSPPKAQNPPIQALLHGWHDYLDKLPDELAKSAISSFAAVIKTIIIQQEEEMKLKERCEETRKEYLKKKQSFEEWYQKHLMRRGPDEADHERGEEVNTNNPVSEKRFVVESLQKRLEEEVESHQKLCIQVREKSLQSLKTRLPELFRALSDYTHACADGYEKLKSITQPRVAVA; from the exons ATGGGTTGCGCTCAGTCAAGGATAGACAACGAGGAATCAGTAGCTCGCTGCAAGGAGCGCAAGAATCTCATGAAAGACGCCGTCGTTGCTCGTAACGCCTTCGCATCCGGCCACTCCGGCTACGCCATCTCTCTCAAAAACACCGGCGCCGCCCTCAACGACTACGCCCACGGCGAGTCCCACATCGACCTCGAAATCCACCCGCCTCCACCTCTCGACAACGGTTCTAGCcctccgcctcctcctcctATGGAGGATAATCTCCCTCCGCCGCCTCCGCCGCTTCCTAACTTCTCCCCGGCATCGCTGAAACGCGCCGCCTCCATGCCTGCTGTGGCTCTGCAGCTCCACCGCCAGCTCTCCCCCATCGCCATTGCTgaagagggggaggaggaggaggaagaggaagatggggCGAATGTGGACAAgctggtgaagaagaagggcGCTGCCGCCGACACGACGCCGGAGAAGATGCCGGATTCGAAGAACAACTTGGCTTGGGACTATTTCTTCATGGTGGATAACATGCCAGGACCTTCTTTGGATGGGGAAGATGAGAACGAAGGTGAGAATGGACACTTgcaggaggaggaagaggaagaggaagaggaggaggttgAGCCTAAGACACCGGAAATGGTGAAGGTGCGCCaccatgaagatgaagatgaacatgAAGGGGAGATAACAGAGACGGCACACATTGAGCATTCCAAAACAGCACCAGCTGATTTTAGGAGAGCAATTAAGGTGGCTCCTTCTGTTACTCTTTTGCAGATTCTCAATTCCCTTGATGATCATTTCTTAAGAGCTTCTGAAAGTGCTCAAGAAGTTACCAAGATGCTTGAGGCTACTAGATTGCATTATCATTCCAATTTTGCTGATAATAGGG GTCACATTGATCATTCTGCTAGGGTTATGCGCGTGATAACTTGGAATAGGTCATTCAGGGGTGTGTCCAATGGTGATGGTGCAAAAGATGATGTTGATTCAGAAGAATTTGAAACTCATGCTACTGTTTTGGACAAGTTGTTAGCCTGGGAAAAGAAACTTTATGAAGAAGTGAAG CAAGGTGAGCTTATGAAATTCGAATATCAGAGAAAAGTTGCAATTctgaacaagcagaagaagcgtGGCGCCAGTGTCGAATCATTAGAAAAAACTAAAGCAGCTGTTAGTCATTTACACACAAGATATATTGTTGATATGCAGTCTATGGATTCAACAGTTTCAGAAGTCAATCACATCCGTGATGCTCAGTTGTATCCCAAACTTGTTGCTCTTGTTACTGA GATGGCCAACATGTGGGAAAATATGTGCATACATCATAACAGCCAGCTGAAAATAGTTACAGACCTCAAATCTCTTGATATTTCTCAAGCTCCTAAGGAAACAACTAAGCATCATTATGAGCGTACGGTGCAACTTTGGAATGTCATCCAAGAATGGCATTTACAATTTGAGAAACTCGTGACTCAACAGAAACACTACGTCCAAGCCCTTAATAGCTGGCTAAAGTTAAATCTCATTCCGATTGAAAGCAACCTAAAAGAGAAAATCTCATCCCCACCAAAAGCCCAGAATCCACCCATCCAAGCCCTTCTTCATGGGTGGCATGATTATCTTGACAAGCTTCCGGATGAGCTTGCAAAATCTGCTATATCCTCCTTCGCTGCTGTGATAAAGACGATCATAATTCAGCAGGAGGAAGAGATGAAGTTAAAAGAGAGATGTGAGGAAACCAGAAAAGAATACTTGAAGAAAAAACAGTCCTTTGAGGAATGGTACCAGAAGCATTTAATGAGGAGGGGACCTGATGAAGCAGATCATGAAAGAGGAGAGGAAGTGAATACAAACAATCCGGTCTCGGAGAAACGGTTTGTTGTTGAGAGCTTGCAGaaaagattagaagaggaagttGAATCTCACCAAAAACTTTGTATTCAGGTGCGAGAGAAATCACTCCAGAGTCTCAAAACTCGGTTGCCTGAGCTCTTTAGAGCATTGTCAGATTACACCCATGCTTGTGCTGATGGTTATGAGAAACTAAAGTCAATCACACAGCCCCGAGTTGCTGTGGCGTGA